A stretch of the Gracilinanus agilis isolate LMUSP501 chromosome 4, AgileGrace, whole genome shotgun sequence genome encodes the following:
- the UBE2J1 gene encoding ubiquitin-conjugating enzyme E2 J1 isoform X2 encodes METRYNLKSPAVKRLMKEAAELKDPTDHYHAQPLEDNLFEWHFTVRGPPDSDFDGGVYHGRIVLPPEYPMKPPSIILLTANGRFEVGKKICLSISGHHPETWQPSWSIRTALLAIIGFMPTKGEGAIGSLDYSPEERRALAKKSQDFCCEGCGSAMKIALLPLSSGSDSSQADEEAKELARQISFKAEVNSSVKPSLTDLNHSFPLNEPQQEDGPETTLQDTTASTSNITATALQEPPQTVSKNTSMSPRQRRAQQQSQRRTSTSPDVQVQQPRANPNTDHTGSAVLIIILTLALAALIFRRIYLANEYIFDFEL; translated from the exons ATGGAGACCCGCTACAACCTCAAGAGCCCAG cTGTCAAACGTTTAATGAAAGAAGCAGCAGAATTGAAAGATCCTACAGATCACTACCATGCTCAGCCTTTAGAG GATAACCTTTTTGAATGGCACTTCACTGTTAGGGGTCCCCCAGATTCTGATTTTGATGGAGGAGTTTATCATGGACGAATAGTGCTACCACCGGAATATCCTATGAAACCACCCAGCATTATTCTATTAACG GCTAATGGAAGGTTTGAAGTAGGCAAGAAAATTTGTTTGAGCATCTCAGGGCACCATCCTGAAACTTGGCAGCCTTCATGGAGTA TCAGAACAGCATTGTTAGCCATCATTGGATTTATGCCAACAAAAGGAGAGGGTGCTATAGGATCTTTAGACTACTCACCTGAGGAAAGAAGAGCACTTGCCAAAAA GTCACAAGATTTCTGTTGTGAGGGATGTGGCTCAGCAATGAAGATTGCCCTGTTGCCTTTATCATCAGGAAGTGATTCAAGCCAGGCTGATGAAGAAGCCAAGGAACTTGCTAGACAAATCAGTTTCAAG gCTGAAGTCAATTCATCTGTAAAGCCTTCTTTGACAGATTTAAACCACTCTTTCCCCTTAAATGAGCCACAACAGGAAGATGGTCCTGAAACAACACTCCAGGATACAACAGCCAGTACATCG AACATTACTGCAACAGCCCTACAAGAGCCTCCCCAAACTGTTTCCAAGAATACCTCCATGAGCCCTCGACAGCGCCGGGCCCAGCAGCAAAGTCAAAGAAGAACATCGACTTCACCTGATGTTCAAGTCCAGCAGCCAAGAGCCAACCCCAACACGGATCACACTGGATCAGCTGTATTGATCATCATCCTGACTCTAGCATTGGCAGCTCTCATATTCCGACGAATCTATCTGGCCAATGAGTACATATTTGACTTTGAGTTATAA
- the UBE2J1 gene encoding ubiquitin-conjugating enzyme E2 J1 isoform X1, with protein sequence METRYNLKSPAVKRLMKEAAELKDPTDHYHAQPLEDNLFEWHFTVRGPPDSDFDGGVYHGRIVLPPEYPMKPPSIILLTANGRFEVGKKICLSISGHHPETWQPSWSIRTALLAIIGFMPTKGEGAIGSLDYSPEERRALAKKSQDFCCEGCGSAMKIALLPLSSGSDSSQADEEAKELARQISFKAEVNSSVKPSLTDLNHSFPLNEPQQEDGPETTLQDTTASTSYDSQNITATALQEPPQTVSKNTSMSPRQRRAQQQSQRRTSTSPDVQVQQPRANPNTDHTGSAVLIIILTLALAALIFRRIYLANEYIFDFEL encoded by the exons ATGGAGACCCGCTACAACCTCAAGAGCCCAG cTGTCAAACGTTTAATGAAAGAAGCAGCAGAATTGAAAGATCCTACAGATCACTACCATGCTCAGCCTTTAGAG GATAACCTTTTTGAATGGCACTTCACTGTTAGGGGTCCCCCAGATTCTGATTTTGATGGAGGAGTTTATCATGGACGAATAGTGCTACCACCGGAATATCCTATGAAACCACCCAGCATTATTCTATTAACG GCTAATGGAAGGTTTGAAGTAGGCAAGAAAATTTGTTTGAGCATCTCAGGGCACCATCCTGAAACTTGGCAGCCTTCATGGAGTA TCAGAACAGCATTGTTAGCCATCATTGGATTTATGCCAACAAAAGGAGAGGGTGCTATAGGATCTTTAGACTACTCACCTGAGGAAAGAAGAGCACTTGCCAAAAA GTCACAAGATTTCTGTTGTGAGGGATGTGGCTCAGCAATGAAGATTGCCCTGTTGCCTTTATCATCAGGAAGTGATTCAAGCCAGGCTGATGAAGAAGCCAAGGAACTTGCTAGACAAATCAGTTTCAAG gCTGAAGTCAATTCATCTGTAAAGCCTTCTTTGACAGATTTAAACCACTCTTTCCCCTTAAATGAGCCACAACAGGAAGATGGTCCTGAAACAACACTCCAGGATACAACAGCCAGTACATCG TATGATTCACAGAACATTACTGCAACAGCCCTACAAGAGCCTCCCCAAACTGTTTCCAAGAATACCTCCATGAGCCCTCGACAGCGCCGGGCCCAGCAGCAAAGTCAAAGAAGAACATCGACTTCACCTGATGTTCAAGTCCAGCAGCCAAGAGCCAACCCCAACACGGATCACACTGGATCAGCTGTATTGATCATCATCCTGACTCTAGCATTGGCAGCTCTCATATTCCGACGAATCTATCTGGCCAATGAGTACATATTTGACTTTGAGTTATAA